From the Manihot esculenta cultivar AM560-2 chromosome 14, M.esculenta_v8, whole genome shotgun sequence genome, the window TtagtagaaaaattaaatattaaaaatttatataactaTCTCAaatactattaaataatttaattaatctatttttttttatattataatttttatttattttattttttatacgaaagataattttttattggcttttcaattatattattttaaaaatattaaaatttattatatattaataaaaattttgataaattttttaaaataaaatagaattataatagttaatttatagattattatagtgtaaaaaatgaataataattttaaaataataaaataaataaataaaaattataagatggaAAGATTTTAACCTAACCATTGTTGTCAGCATTAACACTACCTAGCCAATGTCACGCAGCTTCCCAACTCTAATGTGTATGCatttatttaattcggtttAAAAGTCTTGCAACTTGTGGAAAATAATTACTAGAGATTAAAGATTTTGATTAAGATATTTAGGGTTGTTTTAGtcgtagaaaataattttttattttttattttttatttttttattttattttctataaaaaaaaattgaaaaaacttatcatttcatataattttaaaaattattttcaaatttgaaatgttAGAAAATATGTTTGAATCAacattttttttagaaatatgtTTACTTTTTACAGTAAttttcactttaatttttatactaattTAAAATGAAGAGAAACTTCATACatacttaaatatataaatataattattaaaaaataatattttaactaaGTAAAATGAAGAGAAACTTCATACATACTTAAAGAAGTCAAACACTGTTCACAGAAAATTAATAGTTCAACAAACCAAATCAAATAATAAGACATCCGTTTGAaaactatataataatatatattaaaaattaaaataaaacttaataaattCACATTAAAAACTATAGAATAATATGCATATCATTActatgataataatttaaaatgttgttaaatatttaaatttttatatatacagaATATATTTTATAGTAAATAATTATTGAGTTTCTCTaagtgattaatatatttttatccattagaaaaatatttaattgtttttttttttttttgtaattaagaAGTAATCTATATAtgaaattgttttttttatacACAGAAAATGCATATTGTAAACTGTTAACATCAAGTCAAGGTATCTCActctcatattaaaaaaaaataaataaaaaaatgataacaatgaccataaattaaaaaaaaaaaagtaaactaAAGAGAATTTGCTTGTGGAAAATAAATGGAAGACTTTTGTAATAGAAAATGATAGCTTTAATAACACAGATGGTGTATATAATAGGGTAAAGCTTGTGCGTTAAGAGCAACTGATACTATCAACTAGCTACCAATATTAAAAATGAAGGTATTAGCAATGATAATGGTTTTATTATTACAAGGGATTTGGTGCTCTGCTGATTGTTGGGAGACTGAGAGAATTGCTCTCTTGCAACTTCAGTCTCATCTCAATTATTCTCTTCCATATGATCAACATCTTCCTTTTTACTATGATTCCATATCACCTTTTTATGATGAATTTACACCTTCTCTAAAGTTTGATGTTATCAAGTGTTGTGATTGGGAAAGGGTGAGGTGCAGTGCCACCACAGGGCGTATTATCCAACTCAGTCTTTATGATATAAGAGATTCTTCAGCAGGAACGTGGTATCTAAACGCCTCTTTGTTTCTTCCTTTCCAACACCTCAACTATCTTCATTTAGAGTTCAATAATATTGCAGGTTGTTTTAAGAATGAAGGTTTGTATGTTTACATCTTTCGTTACGGTAATTATATTTGCATTGCATTACATATGATAATCcaaattaaatgaatattttcatacattttctctctctttttatttatatatgattataattgatttttatatatgCAGGTTTTGAAAGGTTATCCTCACTTAAGAATTTGGAGTTTCTTAATTTAGATTCTAATCACTTCAACAGTGATATTTTATCATCTCTAACTCATCTCTCAtctttgaaatatttatatttatatggtAATGACATGAAAGGAAGAATTAATATTGAAGGTGATCATACATAAttaattttctctatttttatatGTCCTctcataatattatatattcttaattagttatttttgtgAGTGTAGAATTAAACagtttgataaatttaaaaaatttgagtaTAGAGGACAATGaaattgaaggttttaagtCTTTCAACGGTATGTATAATTATTTAtccaaaatattttattttattttcttaaataagtaaaataaaaaaattaatgtataaagaGTTTTTATACATATGCAGGTGGTGAAGAATTATTAAATATGAGTAATCTAGAATATCTAGATATTGGTATCAATTACTTTGGAAATGACGTCTTATCATCTCTTAGGGGTCTCTCCTCTCTTAAAACTCTATGGATGGATGGTAATCAATTGAACGGATTTTTTGATTTAAAAGGTTAGAgatacttttttttctttttcattaaaatattaatcattgaattatttatatttataattataactatcattttaattatgagtttttttcttattaatcaGAATTGGATACCATGAGTAATTTGGAGGAGCTAAGTTTGGAGAGAAATAACATTATAAAATTTGTCGGTTCAAGAGGTATTAATTAGTCTATTTCttaatactttttattattttaaagaaagaaatttaaaattgatatttagtTAGAATTgtaataatacttaaaattttttaaaatctaatagaTAAGGATATATTGAAGTGTCTAAATCAACCTAGATAGGGAGATATTTAAGCCACGAATGAATTACAATTCTTaacacttttttttattatttataatcaaaattttttattatagaaattaaaacacacaaattatgtatttttataaagtTGCTCTCACTTTTTTTCTCTCATCACTGCTACTTGTCTatatttcaatatatataaaaaaaaagaatgataaaatttattaataaaattataaaaaaataattaataaaataaattatccatCGTTTATTAATTATCTAAAATACCAATAATGAAATTACTTCCCAAAATTTTAGagctaattttttacttttacgtGTATAGTGTCTTATTacattgttttaatattttaattataatgtcATATTAAAATACAATTTTGCATATcaatacattttaatttaataatattatttctataattatgagatttttaattcaaattattctaGTTAAAGTTAAACAAAACAattgattaaaaagaaaataaaaatatattatggtaatggttcattatttttatatcaagtgattttgatattaaatattataaaaattttaaaatttaataacaattcttttataaataaatttaactttaagtatactaattttttattttaaaaatatttatagaatAAATTACTAACTTAATATTgttaaaaaagtaattattatatttatttatctttatttatacgattaaaattatatattaaactatttaaattttaactttaaatttaaaaaacaaaaagaacccTATGAATgatgtttaaattatttaatgacTTGCATAAACTATTAGACTTAGAAAAAAGAttgaaattagtaaattttaatgaatgaaTTAGTGAACAAAATAGGAGATGAttagtttatattattatttttatgttttatattatactttcttaaacaattattttcataataaatcTATAAATTGTATAAAAATGATGAGTTGAACATTACTTACAGATTTACCACACTATTgttctcttaatttttaaaatttgttttaaATGTAGACCATAATTAAACCACTAGATttggaaataataataattgaatcactagaatattgaatttttttgaagaatcataaataattattgaatatatttagtgaaatttatattatttttcactgTTTTGTTATTTGTAGGAATGAGAAGCTTGAGAAATTTAAGAAAGCTTTATCTAAGTGATATAGTCACTATAAAAGGAAGCAGCATGCTATTAGAGTCATTGGGAGCATTGGCCCACCTAGAGATCTTGGATCTAAGTGGGAGTACCTTTGAAGGGGCAACATTATCACTGGGAGCATCCACCAATCTCAAGACCCTACGTATGAGCTCGGTTGATTTAAAAGGGACGAGATTTGCTCAAGGTTGGTATTTTTTGTAGTTATGCTTATACTTAATACTCTTcgttcattaaaaattaattaatatttatacattCTTTTTAAACAGTCTCTAATCTCACCAATTTGAGAGAGTTATATTTAGATGACTCTTCGGTGGATGGAAACTTCCTCCAAAGTCTGGAAACACTTCCTTTACTTGAAACATTATTAATGCAGAGCTGTAAATTTAGTGGCATCATACCTGTGAACCAAGGTAAAACGAATGTAATTTCTTTCTATTTGAAATCTCtttcattcattaaaaaattaattaaaatttatttatcctTTTTAAATAGGCTCTAATCTCACCAATTTGAGAGAGTTATATCTAGACCACTCTTCTGTGCATGAAAACTTACTCCAAAGTCTTGAAGCACTTCCTTCCCTTGAAACATTATCAATGCAGGACTGTGAACTTAGTGGCATCATACCTGTGAACCAAGGTAAAACGAATGTAATTTCATTCTATTTGAGATACctttcattttaattataaactttaattaaaataatttgtaaaatgaataattttcaGGTATTTGCAAATTGAAGCATCTCCAAATGCTAGACATTAGCCACAACGATCTCAGTGGTAACTTACTTTTGTGTCTAGCAAATTTGACTTCTCTTCGACAATTAGACCTCTCTTTCAATCACTTCATTGGAAACTTCTCTTCATCTCCACTTGGGGGTTTAACAAACCTCGAACATCTATCACTCTCAAACAATCTTTTTCAAATTCCAATCTCATTAAGTCCATTTTTcaaccattcaaaactcaagtacATAGAAAGTAGGGGTAACAAAATATTTGCAGAAACAGATGATCAGTACTTGAATCCAAGGTTTCAATTAGAGAGTTTTGTTTTATCTGATGGTGGATATCATGGAGTATTCCCCAAATTCCTTTATCACCAGCATAACCTACAAGTTGTTGATCTATCACACAATCAAATGAGAGAAGGTTTTCCATCTTGGTTGTTACAGAATAACACAAAATTGGAAGAACTTTACTTAATCAACAATTCTCTCTCAGGGCCTCTCAAATTACCAATTCATTCTCATATGAATTTGTCATGGTTGGATATCTCAAACAATTTCTTCCAAGGCTTCATCATACCAGAGATAGGAACATGTCTGCCAAGATTGACACATCTAAACATGTCGGGAAATGGTTTCAGTGGTAGCATTCCTTCTTCACTTGGAAATATGAGCTTGTTGGAATATTTAGACTTATCCAACAATAAATTGTCAGGTAATATACCAGAGGACTTAACCATTGGTTGTGTCTCATTGCAAGAACTCATACTTTCAAACAACAGTTTGCAAGGCCAAATATTTTCTGAAACCTCTAACTTAAGGTTTCTGTATGAGTTACAATTGGATGGCAATCAATTCACTGGCAGCATTCCACATAGCTTGTCTAACAGCTCCTTTTTACAAGTGTTGGATCTTAGACATAACAACTTATATGGCAGGATCCCAAGGTGGCTAGGGAACATGCACTTTCTTCGCGTTTTGGATCTTTCAATGAATAATATCTCAGGAAGTCTACCATCTAACTTTTGCCCTTCAAATATACAAGAGATTTTTTTGTCTAGAAGTGGGCTACAAGGGTCATTGGAGGATGCATTTTATGGTTG encodes:
- the LOC110604040 gene encoding receptor-like protein 13, coding for MRSLRNLRKLYLSDIVTIKGSSMLLESLGALAHLEILDLSGSTFEGATLSLGASTNLKTLRMSSVDLKGTRFAQVSNLTNLRELYLDDSSVDGNFLQSLETLPLLETLLMQSCKFSGIIPVNQGSNLTNLRELYLDHSSVHENLLQSLEALPSLETLSMQDCELSGIIPVNQGICKLKHLQMLDISHNDLSGNLLLCLANLTSLRQLDLSFNHFIGNFSSSPLGGLTNLEHLSLSNNLFQIPISLSPFFNHSKLKYIESRGNKIFAETDDQYLNPRFQLESFVLSDGGYHGVFPKFLYHQHNLQVVDLSHNQMREGFPSWLLQNNTKLEELYLINNSLSGPLKLPIHSHMNLSWLDISNNFFQGFIIPEIGTCLPRLTHLNMSGNGFSGSIPSSLGNMSLLEYLDLSNNKLSGNIPEDLTIGCVSLQELILSNNSLQGQIFSETSNLRFLYELQLDGNQFTGSIPHSLSNSSFLQVLDLSMNNISGSLPSNFCPSNIQEIFLSRSGLQGSLEDAFYGCSELIVLDLGHNNMTGSIPSWIGKFSQLRYLILGHNYIDGEIPVQLCNLKQLSLLDLSHNHLLGPILPCLRSTSNRTRKQGDSYTAPAPPVPTNEPLEFTTKSTSYSYQGRMLSYISGIDLSCNHLTGQIPIEIGYLNEIQVLNLSHNSLTGKIPASFSNLRQIESLDLSYNNLEGNIPPQLTELTFLEVFNVSYNNLSGRTLDKVAQFGTFDESSYRGNPFLCGWPLPRNCTEMVSPPSKSRTSIENEESNGFMDMGVFYISFGVAYSVVLLTIAAVLYINPYWRRVWFYFIEVSIENCYYFIIDNLAVLSKFRFCILRR